A stretch of the Synechocystis sp. PCC 7338 genome encodes the following:
- a CDS encoding MoxR family ATPase — protein sequence MTRPLFNELRGHLETFLVGQPHLIQELLVALLAGGHVIIEGVPGTGKTLLVKLLAQSIQSQFRRVQLTPDMLPSDMVGVNVFDFNQQAFSLKQGPVFTEILLADEINRTPPKTQSALLEAMEERQVTLDGQTHALPALFWVVATQNPLEFEGTYPLPEAQLDRFLFKLVVDYPPQAATKQMLVNFQQGFHAQRQDLEELTAIASVEEILASRRSVEDITVDEKLLDYLLALVEKTRHHPDVLIGASPRACLRWLQAAKADAWLNGQEYLLPDNLKTVALPLLRHRLILRPEAQLDGIGIDDVITAIVEQTAVPR from the coding sequence ATGACCCGTCCCCTGTTTAACGAACTCCGTGGCCATTTGGAAACATTTTTGGTGGGCCAACCCCATCTTATCCAAGAATTACTGGTGGCCTTGTTGGCTGGTGGCCATGTGATCATAGAAGGGGTGCCGGGTACGGGGAAAACTCTGTTGGTAAAACTTTTGGCCCAATCGATCCAATCCCAATTTAGACGGGTACAACTGACTCCGGATATGTTGCCCTCCGACATGGTGGGGGTAAACGTATTCGATTTCAACCAGCAGGCCTTCAGCCTTAAACAGGGTCCTGTGTTTACGGAAATTTTGCTAGCAGATGAAATTAACCGCACTCCCCCCAAAACCCAGTCCGCCCTGCTGGAAGCCATGGAAGAACGGCAAGTGACCCTCGATGGCCAGACCCATGCCCTACCTGCCCTATTCTGGGTAGTGGCCACCCAAAACCCCTTGGAGTTTGAAGGTACCTATCCCCTACCAGAAGCCCAACTAGACCGCTTTTTATTTAAGCTAGTGGTGGACTATCCTCCCCAGGCCGCAACTAAACAAATGTTGGTCAATTTCCAGCAGGGTTTCCATGCTCAACGGCAAGACTTGGAGGAGTTAACCGCCATTGCCAGCGTAGAAGAAATTTTGGCCAGCCGGCGATCGGTGGAGGATATTACCGTGGATGAAAAACTGTTGGATTACCTCTTGGCCCTGGTGGAAAAAACCCGCCATCACCCCGATGTTTTAATTGGAGCTTCCCCGAGGGCCTGCCTCCGTTGGTTGCAAGCCGCGAAGGCCGATGCTTGGCTGAATGGGCAGGAATATTTACTGCCCGATAATCTCAAAACCGTTGCTCTGCCCCTATTACGCCATCGTTTAATCCTACGACCGGAAGCTCAGCTTGATGGCATTGGCATTGATGATGTGATCACTGCCATTGTGGAGCAAACCGCAGTCCCCCGTTGA
- a CDS encoding iron-sulfur cluster assembly accessory protein, translated as MSQATATQAKGIQLSDAALKHLLALKEQQGKDLCLRVGVRQGGCSGMSYMMDFEEPNRATEHDEVFDYEGFQIICDRKSLLYLYGLMLDYSNALIGGGFQFTNPNANQTCGCGKSFGV; from the coding sequence ATGAGCCAAGCCACTGCGACCCAAGCTAAGGGCATTCAACTTTCTGATGCGGCCCTCAAACACCTCCTAGCCTTGAAAGAACAACAGGGCAAAGACCTTTGTTTGCGGGTGGGGGTACGTCAAGGGGGCTGTTCTGGCATGTCCTATATGATGGATTTTGAGGAACCCAATCGAGCTACGGAACATGACGAAGTGTTCGACTATGAAGGTTTTCAGATTATCTGTGACCGGAAAAGTTTGCTATATCTCTATGGTTTGATGTTGGATTATAGTAACGCCCTCATTGGTGGTGGTTTCCAGTTTACTAATCCCAATGCCAATCAAACCTGCGGTTGCGGTAAATCCTTCGGGGTTTAA
- a CDS encoding DMT family transporter, which translates to MRILSNVNLTGLLIVLLAAIFFCFHNVIVRILYSQQNILGIWQVGGFVTPTLSHSFLLLLLRMLWVVPLMALISQRLYGNTWREINQLKQPSHRSIVWEAMGCGFLMFLYLVLLYVSISYIPTGIAITLFFTYPIFTALLAWRLFNDVPSLLRWLVIGLTLIGTFLTIPYAYGGEQKTLAIGIGTGIASGIVYAGYTVFAQRSFQRLHPVPFTWISFATTLIFSVLCLIIWRPNEGNLPWLAIAIGSLLSALFTLAGHVLNNWGIHLIGASRAAIIGATNPALTVVLAGLAIQESLTNIQILGVCLVTFSIALLNYEKATPGAEKKPFK; encoded by the coding sequence ATGCGAATTTTATCTAATGTTAATCTGACAGGACTATTGATTGTCCTCCTTGCCGCTATTTTCTTTTGTTTTCATAACGTCATTGTCCGAATTCTATATTCCCAGCAAAATATTTTAGGTATTTGGCAAGTGGGCGGTTTTGTGACCCCTACCCTGAGCCATTCTTTTCTCCTCCTATTGTTAAGAATGCTTTGGGTAGTACCGCTCATGGCCTTAATTTCCCAGCGCCTCTATGGCAATACGTGGCGAGAAATTAATCAACTAAAACAACCTTCCCATCGCTCAATAGTTTGGGAGGCTATGGGCTGCGGATTTTTAATGTTTCTCTACCTAGTTTTGCTCTATGTTTCCATTAGCTACATTCCCACTGGCATCGCCATCACCCTATTTTTTACCTACCCGATCTTTACAGCGCTATTGGCATGGCGGCTATTTAACGATGTACCCAGTTTATTGCGTTGGCTGGTGATTGGTTTAACGTTAATAGGCACATTTTTAACCATTCCCTATGCCTACGGTGGGGAGCAAAAAACATTGGCGATCGGCATTGGCACTGGCATTGCTTCCGGCATTGTTTATGCTGGCTATACGGTATTTGCCCAAAGGAGCTTTCAAAGACTCCATCCAGTCCCCTTCACCTGGATCAGTTTTGCCACCACCTTGATTTTTTCCGTACTGTGCTTAATCATTTGGCGTCCCAACGAAGGTAATTTACCCTGGTTAGCCATTGCCATTGGCTCCCTGTTGTCGGCTTTATTCACCTTGGCTGGCCATGTGCTTAACAACTGGGGCATCCATTTAATCGGTGCCAGTCGAGCGGCCATTATTGGGGCAACTAATCCCGCTTTAACAGTGGTGCTGGCAGGATTAGCTATTCAAGAAAGCCTCACCAATATTCAAATTCTAGGGGTATGTCTGGTTACTTTCAGCATTGCCTTGCTTAATTATGAGAAAGCTACCCCCGGTGCAGAGAAAAAGCCATTCAAATAG
- a CDS encoding HAS-barrel domain-containing protein: protein MPSLSVQFSLDERHPHHIAEVIETSTTGFLAQCLEPEELTFPIMPAFGSWVKATDEDSGNTIFAVVSYATTMPIDSIHRARALGLSLGELREQQPQIFAMLTTEFQAAIVGFQNQESAPNGRGPIPSRVFHYLPPRPPQIHQAVFQCDRQEVVQFTDSPDFLRILLQITDAPVDALIAAALREIYLLRQGDRAWLVTVGRHLSLLLKDDYDRLRHILGQVHF from the coding sequence ATGCCATCGCTATCAGTTCAATTTAGCCTTGATGAACGTCATCCCCACCATATTGCTGAGGTAATTGAAACTAGCACCACCGGCTTTTTAGCCCAATGTTTGGAACCGGAGGAATTAACCTTTCCCATCATGCCGGCCTTTGGTAGTTGGGTAAAAGCCACAGATGAAGATTCGGGCAATACCATTTTTGCGGTGGTTAGTTACGCCACCACCATGCCCATCGACTCCATTCACCGGGCCAGGGCCCTAGGTCTTTCCCTGGGGGAACTGCGGGAACAACAGCCCCAAATTTTTGCCATGTTAACCACGGAATTTCAAGCGGCGATCGTGGGTTTCCAAAACCAGGAGTCCGCCCCCAATGGCCGGGGTCCCATCCCCAGTAGGGTGTTTCACTATTTACCGCCCCGCCCGCCCCAAATTCACCAGGCGGTGTTCCAGTGCGATCGCCAAGAAGTGGTGCAGTTTACTGATTCCCCCGATTTCCTACGTATTCTTTTACAAATTACCGATGCCCCCGTTGATGCTCTGATTGCGGCTGCTCTAAGGGAAATTTATCTACTTCGCCAAGGCGATCGGGCCTGGCTAGTAACTGTTGGACGTCACCTCAGTTTGCTCCTCAAAGATGACTACGATCGCCTGCGCCATATCCTTGGTCAAGTCCATTTTTAG
- a CDS encoding ABC transporter ATP-binding protein produces MSDTVQPIIEFRGVSQSFGRKVILDDVDLKIYPGEAVGVIGPSGTGKSTILRIVAGLLTPDSGEVVVHGHRRQRSIEEGEKALGVGLVFQQSALFDSLTVAENVGFTLYRDSDLRPREIRAIVEENLELVGLPGIGDRFPAELSGGMRKRVSLARAIVINPEQHQQYKNILLYDEPTAGLDPVASTRIEGLIRHLLSQDHVCCCYLIVTHQFSTIEHTTDRIIFLYDGKIQWDGSTADAYQSDHPLLKQFFSGSIDGPIS; encoded by the coding sequence ATGAGTGACACCGTCCAACCCATTATCGAATTCCGTGGTGTGAGCCAGAGCTTTGGCCGTAAAGTTATCCTCGACGATGTGGACCTAAAAATTTACCCAGGGGAAGCGGTGGGGGTAATTGGGCCATCGGGGACGGGCAAATCAACTATTTTACGCATTGTGGCTGGCTTGCTCACCCCCGACAGTGGCGAGGTCGTTGTCCATGGTCACCGCCGTCAACGTTCCATTGAAGAAGGGGAAAAAGCTCTAGGGGTGGGTTTAGTGTTTCAGCAGTCGGCCCTGTTTGACTCCCTCACTGTGGCAGAAAATGTGGGTTTCACCCTCTACCGAGATTCAGACCTACGGCCGAGGGAAATTAGGGCCATTGTGGAAGAAAATTTGGAGTTGGTGGGCTTGCCGGGCATTGGTGATCGGTTTCCGGCAGAATTATCCGGCGGCATGCGTAAACGGGTCAGTTTGGCCCGGGCAATCGTAATTAATCCTGAACAACATCAGCAATATAAAAACATTTTGCTTTACGATGAACCCACCGCTGGGTTAGACCCGGTGGCATCCACTAGGATTGAAGGTTTAATTCGCCACCTCCTCAGCCAGGATCATGTTTGTTGTTGTTACCTAATTGTTACCCACCAATTCAGCACCATTGAACACACCACAGACCGGATTATCTTTCTTTACGATGGCAAAATTCAGTGGGATGGTTCTACGGCGGACGCATACCAATCTGATCACCCTTTATTGAAGCAATTTTTCTCCGGCAGCATCGACGGCCCCATTAGTTAA
- a CDS encoding mechanosensitive ion channel family protein has translation MGYRLATIKRLILLCLLSLTLTVLLPPATAQIVFSPGGTDSGQNTSSTPWWDTNKARRCGRLWCSDVFLRGSSQVTFTVGLIPNPEESSQAAAQAIENRAKQVESIFNSIYSRLISLNTVEIPQKDVQFLRSKVFDLRESRLGYHSSPDSLEETAPPSPDSTPAAPQVKQDDQENSSVERRTPTTSFRKAPQSAIRIISSPAPNLANVAADEIHPLTPNVEVGIQNNETVIFVPSQPALGLAQQTIVTVNQADEIINGKPINLLAHEWRDRIQSSFDKALWGHELDRQHPWDRYYISGAFMVVALAIVTVMGLIRSFFHRRNRYLRQELKILAQSITKDIEAESAESLRLASQEASESPESSPDRQREAGQNGHEPPSKERSFPGYMPLANQFRHRVNHAWQNIGDLASFNLRRQTILKQRRNFALLVCWILLWLQISCLFIVVAFIVYVFPSTRPFTLLFIGQAMYFPLLWIGVTLIDKICGIFVDGFLNNWAKEQQSYNEHSNRYTLRVMTYSPAIKGGISVLMTIFGILGTIWLFGINPLVLASFGGVAFVLAFLGRNVVEDMLNGTLILWTDRYAIGDVVQIGDVFGLVENMNIYITQLRGPEGRLSTIPNGKISVVQNLTKDWSRAEFIVEIDQSSNVDKALNLIRVVSEQMREDPLWQEKILEPAAILGVDDIASKGIRLQVWIKTQAGQHWPVGREFRLRMKKAFELAGIALGAPQQRIMYHHQGQKSNNSNGKTDGSTKAIALGPNFPQEYN, from the coding sequence ATGGGTTACCGACTTGCCACCATCAAGCGTCTGATTCTGCTTTGCCTTTTGTCCCTCACCCTAACGGTGCTCCTTCCCCCTGCTACGGCGCAAATAGTTTTTTCTCCGGGGGGAACAGATAGCGGTCAAAATACCTCCAGTACGCCCTGGTGGGACACCAATAAAGCAAGACGTTGTGGCCGGCTCTGGTGCAGTGACGTGTTTTTGCGGGGTAGTTCCCAGGTCACCTTCACTGTGGGTTTAATTCCTAACCCCGAGGAAAGTTCCCAAGCAGCCGCCCAGGCGATCGAAAATCGGGCTAAGCAAGTGGAATCTATTTTTAATTCCATTTATTCTCGGTTAATTAGCTTGAATACAGTGGAAATTCCTCAGAAGGACGTACAATTTCTCCGTTCCAAGGTTTTTGACCTGAGGGAATCTCGCCTTGGTTATCATTCCAGTCCGGACAGCTTGGAGGAAACGGCCCCGCCCTCCCCAGACTCCACCCCGGCCGCCCCCCAAGTTAAGCAAGACGACCAGGAAAACAGTTCCGTTGAGCGGAGAACCCCTACTACTTCTTTCCGTAAAGCTCCCCAGAGTGCCATCCGGATTATTTCTTCCCCGGCCCCAAATTTGGCCAATGTGGCCGCCGATGAAATCCATCCTCTCACCCCCAATGTGGAAGTAGGTATTCAAAATAATGAGACAGTGATTTTTGTGCCCAGTCAGCCCGCCCTTGGCCTCGCCCAGCAAACCATTGTTACGGTCAACCAAGCCGATGAAATTATTAATGGTAAGCCCATTAATTTACTGGCTCATGAGTGGCGTGACAGAATACAAAGTAGTTTTGACAAGGCTTTATGGGGCCACGAACTTGACCGCCAACATCCCTGGGATCGCTATTACATCAGTGGTGCTTTTATGGTGGTGGCCCTGGCGATCGTTACGGTTATGGGCTTAATTAGATCTTTTTTCCACCGTCGGAACCGCTATCTACGCCAAGAGTTGAAAATTTTAGCCCAGTCCATCACCAAAGACATTGAGGCAGAAAGTGCTGAATCCTTGCGCTTAGCTAGCCAAGAAGCGTCCGAGTCCCCAGAATCAAGCCCCGATCGCCAAAGGGAAGCAGGGCAAAATGGCCATGAACCACCATCTAAGGAGCGCAGTTTTCCTGGGTATATGCCCCTAGCCAACCAATTTAGACATCGGGTTAACCATGCCTGGCAAAATATCGGCGATTTAGCCAGTTTTAATTTACGGCGGCAAACCATCCTCAAACAACGCCGTAACTTTGCCTTATTGGTGTGTTGGATTTTATTATGGCTCCAGATTTCTTGCCTTTTTATTGTGGTAGCTTTCATCGTTTATGTTTTTCCTTCCACTCGACCCTTTACCTTATTATTTATTGGTCAAGCTATGTATTTTCCCCTGCTTTGGATCGGGGTGACTTTAATTGATAAGATATGCGGTATTTTTGTGGATGGTTTTCTCAATAATTGGGCTAAAGAACAGCAATCCTATAACGAACATTCTAATCGTTATACTCTCAGGGTTATGACCTATTCTCCAGCCATCAAGGGGGGAATTTCAGTGCTGATGACCATTTTTGGTATCTTGGGCACTATTTGGTTATTTGGAATTAATCCTTTGGTATTAGCTAGTTTTGGCGGAGTTGCCTTTGTGCTAGCTTTTCTAGGGCGCAACGTGGTGGAAGATATGCTCAATGGCACCCTCATTCTTTGGACAGACCGCTATGCCATCGGTGACGTGGTGCAAATTGGGGATGTTTTTGGTTTGGTGGAAAATATGAACATTTACATAACCCAGTTGCGGGGCCCCGAAGGCCGTTTGAGCACCATTCCCAACGGTAAAATTTCCGTAGTCCAAAATTTGACTAAGGATTGGTCCAGGGCGGAATTTATTGTGGAAATTGACCAGTCTAGTAATGTGGATAAGGCCCTTAATTTAATTCGGGTCGTTTCTGAACAAATGCGCGAAGATCCACTCTGGCAAGAGAAGATCTTGGAACCGGCGGCCATTTTGGGGGTGGATGACATTGCCTCTAAGGGGATTCGGCTCCAGGTGTGGATTAAAACCCAAGCAGGGCAGCATTGGCCCGTGGGCAGAGAATTTCGCCTCAGGATGAAAAAGGCTTTTGAGTTGGCCGGTATTGCTCTGGGAGCTCCCCAGCAAAGGATTATGTATCATCATCAGGGTCAAAAAAGTAATAACAGCAACGGTAAAACCGATGGTTCCACTAAGGCGATCGCCTTGGGGCCCAATTTTCCCCAGGAATATAATTAG
- the folK gene encoding 2-amino-4-hydroxy-6-hydroxymethyldihydropteridine diphosphokinase — translation MAPVSPTDFPQPCHGVVVGLGGNIGPVLENLQGAIAELALVPGIEVERCSSWYRSQAFGPPQPDYINGCVTLRVSLSPPELLQTLLTIEQKFGRIRLEKWGPRTLDLDLIFYGDRQLDQARLTIPHPQVQFRPFVLVPLAEIAPDWVDPRSGKTVTQLVEQVDCTTVWPVAPGPELEGRMESGQVLTPGAVAVPR, via the coding sequence ATGGCTCCTGTTTCCCCTACAGATTTTCCGCAACCATGTCATGGGGTAGTAGTGGGTTTGGGGGGCAACATCGGCCCAGTGTTGGAGAATCTCCAAGGGGCGATCGCCGAATTAGCTTTAGTGCCCGGTATTGAAGTGGAGCGCTGCTCTAGTTGGTATCGTAGCCAGGCTTTTGGTCCACCGCAACCGGACTATATCAATGGCTGTGTGACGTTACGGGTCAGTTTGTCTCCCCCGGAGTTATTGCAAACGTTGTTGACCATCGAGCAAAAATTTGGCCGCATTCGTTTGGAAAAATGGGGACCCCGCACCCTAGATTTGGATTTAATTTTCTACGGCGATCGCCAATTGGATCAGGCCAGGCTGACCATTCCCCATCCCCAGGTGCAATTCAGACCATTTGTGCTAGTGCCCCTGGCAGAAATTGCGCCGGACTGGGTTGATCCTCGGTCGGGAAAAACCGTCACCCAATTAGTTGAGCAGGTGGATTGCACCACGGTTTGGCCCGTTGCTCCAGGGCCAGAATTAGAAGGGAGAATGGAATCAGGGCAAGTTTTAACCCCCGGCGCTGTGGCAGTTCCCAGATAA
- a CDS encoding YafY family protein, which translates to MTAQNPLSPRQLERLLAIDEYIRSPIRYTAKIIAEKLSVAERTIRLDFAFLRERFNAPLEFSQARGYYYSDNDWRLPTIPLTQGELFALTLGARALEAYSGSAYEAELQSSIKQLAARLPEKVWVDLERLVDERIHFRSGAGLLNLDPDIYQVLHEAWRSSRSLWMRYYTAGRNEESERIVDPYYLDIYRGSNPYLVAFCHNRQAFREFRLDRIREYRILDEFFEPDPNFDWKKYSKNAFQVEKGDRLHKITILFSAKSAPFIREREWHPSQRIDEYPDGSLTLYLEVGGLQEVKRWVLGYGKDALAKSPPELVKLLQEETEAMARQNETGVFE; encoded by the coding sequence ATGACGGCTCAAAATCCACTATCTCCCCGACAGCTTGAGCGATTACTGGCAATTGATGAATATATTCGCTCACCTATTCGTTATACAGCAAAGATAATTGCTGAAAAACTAAGTGTTGCGGAAAGAACAATTCGTCTTGACTTTGCTTTTTTACGTGAGCGTTTTAATGCCCCCCTCGAATTTAGTCAGGCACGAGGCTACTACTACTCTGATAATGACTGGCGTTTACCAACTATTCCCTTAACCCAAGGGGAATTATTTGCTTTAACGTTGGGAGCAAGGGCATTAGAAGCTTATTCTGGGTCTGCTTATGAAGCGGAATTGCAATCATCTATTAAACAGTTAGCAGCCCGTTTACCGGAAAAGGTTTGGGTGGATTTAGAACGATTAGTCGACGAGCGGATTCACTTTCGGTCAGGGGCAGGATTGTTAAATCTTGACCCGGATATTTATCAGGTCTTACATGAGGCTTGGAGGTCGTCACGGTCATTATGGATGCGCTATTACACCGCAGGCAGGAATGAAGAATCGGAACGTATTGTTGACCCCTATTATTTGGATATTTATCGGGGCAGTAATCCCTATTTAGTTGCTTTTTGTCATAATCGCCAAGCATTTCGGGAATTCCGTTTAGACCGCATCCGAGAATATCGAATCCTCGATGAATTCTTTGAACCTGACCCTAACTTTGATTGGAAAAAATACAGTAAGAATGCGTTTCAAGTAGAAAAGGGCGATCGCCTCCATAAAATAACAATTCTATTTTCTGCGAAGTCTGCACCTTTTATCCGAGAGCGGGAGTGGCATCCTTCCCAAAGGATTGATGAGTATCCCGACGGGTCTTTAACGTTGTATCTGGAAGTGGGAGGACTTCAGGAAGTGAAGCGTTGGGTGTTAGGTTACGGCAAGGATGCTTTGGCCAAGTCTCCACCAGAACTGGTCAAATTGCTTCAGGAAGAGACTGAGGCAATGGCCCGACAAAATGAAACAGGAGTTTTTGAATGA
- the cas6 gene encoding type I-MYXAN CRISPR-associated protein Cas6/Cmx6: protein MMNFLELQFLLRGKILRADHGYALYSAIKQICQAQEIEISPEILISSIPGIGDKQGMIYLNRHSRFQLRCPAEQAQTWYRALQNQVLDIQGNLIRLIQPRLTIVQSQSVLTSRLVVIKLEEWNNHTAPQYFLESCQKGLERLNIQGQPFIESSVDGNLARRSLRIHGKHVMGFGVTVEGLSDEDSVKLQCLGLGGRGHFGCGWFYPKKEGIENVT, encoded by the coding sequence ATGATGAATTTTTTAGAGCTTCAATTTTTGCTGAGAGGTAAAATACTTCGAGCAGATCATGGCTACGCTCTTTACTCAGCAATTAAGCAAATTTGCCAAGCTCAAGAAATAGAAATTTCCCCAGAGATTTTAATTTCTAGCATTCCTGGTATTGGCGATAAACAAGGAATGATCTATCTAAATCGTCATTCTCGCTTTCAGTTGCGTTGCCCTGCAGAACAAGCTCAAACTTGGTATCGCGCTCTTCAAAATCAAGTGCTAGATATACAGGGCAATTTGATTCGATTGATTCAGCCTCGTTTAACGATTGTTCAATCTCAGTCTGTTTTAACCTCTCGCCTAGTGGTGATTAAGTTAGAAGAATGGAATAACCACACTGCACCGCAATATTTTCTTGAATCCTGTCAAAAAGGTTTAGAAAGGCTAAACATTCAGGGTCAACCCTTTATTGAAAGTAGTGTTGACGGTAATCTAGCCCGGCGATCTCTCCGAATTCATGGCAAGCACGTTATGGGTTTTGGGGTCACAGTGGAAGGTTTAAGTGATGAGGATTCTGTCAAATTGCAATGTTTAGGGCTAGGCGGTCGAGGTCACTTTGGATGTGGTTGGTTCTACCCAAAAAAGGAGGGGATCGAAAATGTTACCTAA
- the cas3 gene encoding CRISPR-associated helicase Cas3' translates to MLPKLKPDCLLAKSYEPGHWKGSYSLVGHTADVVNAVTALVDILGDRLLQQFGLTCDLDYLRNTAKLAAYLHDWGKANDHFQGMVRSKIPGTSPQRELNQHQMLRHEVVSVLLAWEFRDWLQQADGDFYTALVAAGGHHLKLGGNGGKCTDNFGEIKQSGDVEMSLYFLHPTFKSLLKYGVKILKGLPEKLKLSITPSQSWTVTDIKQKRQKIKEALEEQPIDPVLCAVIKALLVAGDCSASAFPNVTLPKKDGKQPTYEQWLKEEVTTTLDKNKLDRVIKERLAGHSLRPFQENLGNIKSRVAIARAGCGTGKTLGAYNWAKTHAIGRKLFFCYPTTGTSTEGFIDYVHGKIEAELFHSRYQVDLEMMKTGEEEELDSGSEVAIKLESFRAWGAESVVCTVDTVLGLFQCNRRPLYCFPAIANAAFVFDEIHCYDAKLFWTLLRFLTVVKAPVLLMSASILPWQKTAIEDAVGEPIQIIEGPKEIETQARYRFELKEEANWERVEQELKEGGKVLWVCNQVNTAIAVYEETKRRGLEALLYHSRYRYQDRVRHHRAVVDAFKPDQKKPIIAICTQVAEMSLDLSATLLVSQIADPAGLIQRLGRLNRRYCGHALDALFYPDEKEGFPYSSATLAEGKAMLESFTGEVNQAQLAQWLEEFTPEPKAIDDDLDLVWLDGHWRTYPASLRQAGHNITVLLEQDLPTIKTLPAKDIPKYTVPIPMNKWKPKEKYKFYPIAPTDIWSYTEEIGAKQRGGK, encoded by the coding sequence ATGTTACCTAAATTAAAACCTGATTGCTTATTGGCTAAATCCTATGAGCCAGGACACTGGAAAGGGTCTTATAGTTTGGTTGGTCATACTGCTGATGTCGTTAATGCTGTCACCGCTTTAGTCGATATACTCGGCGATCGCCTACTGCAACAGTTTGGCTTGACCTGTGATTTAGATTATTTGAGAAATACGGCAAAACTCGCGGCATATCTGCATGATTGGGGTAAAGCAAACGACCATTTTCAAGGCATGGTGCGCTCAAAAATACCTGGAACCTCTCCCCAACGAGAGCTAAATCAGCATCAAATGTTACGCCATGAAGTGGTTTCTGTTCTTCTAGCTTGGGAATTTCGAGACTGGTTACAACAGGCTGATGGTGATTTTTATACGGCCTTGGTTGCGGCCGGTGGTCATCATCTTAAATTGGGAGGCAACGGTGGGAAATGTACTGATAATTTTGGTGAAATTAAGCAAAGTGGTGATGTAGAAATGTCGCTTTATTTTTTACATCCAACTTTCAAAAGTTTACTGAAGTATGGTGTCAAAATCCTAAAAGGTTTGCCTGAAAAGCTTAAACTTTCAATAACTCCGTCTCAAAGTTGGACAGTGACGGATATCAAACAAAAACGCCAGAAAATTAAGGAAGCCCTAGAAGAACAGCCTATTGATCCAGTTCTCTGTGCAGTCATTAAAGCACTTTTAGTCGCAGGAGATTGTTCGGCTTCAGCATTTCCAAATGTGACGTTACCAAAGAAAGATGGTAAGCAACCAACCTATGAGCAATGGCTTAAAGAGGAAGTTACAACCACACTCGATAAAAATAAACTAGACCGAGTGATTAAGGAACGTTTAGCGGGTCATTCCCTAAGACCCTTTCAAGAAAATCTAGGTAACATCAAAAGTCGAGTAGCGATCGCCAGAGCAGGATGCGGAACAGGAAAAACGTTAGGAGCTTATAACTGGGCTAAAACCCATGCCATCGGTCGGAAACTCTTTTTCTGTTATCCCACCACGGGAACCAGTACCGAAGGTTTTATTGATTACGTTCATGGAAAGATAGAGGCAGAATTATTTCATTCTCGCTATCAAGTCGATTTGGAGATGATGAAAACTGGCGAAGAAGAGGAACTGGATTCAGGGTCAGAAGTGGCTATCAAACTTGAATCCTTCCGGGCCTGGGGAGCAGAGTCAGTGGTTTGCACAGTGGACACTGTACTCGGTTTATTTCAATGTAATCGTCGTCCGCTCTACTGTTTTCCGGCGATCGCCAACGCGGCCTTTGTTTTTGATGAAATTCATTGCTACGATGCCAAACTTTTTTGGACGCTACTGCGTTTCTTAACAGTGGTTAAAGCACCAGTTTTATTGATGTCAGCATCCATCTTGCCCTGGCAAAAAACAGCGATTGAAGATGCAGTGGGTGAACCCATTCAAATTATTGAAGGGCCAAAAGAAATTGAAACCCAAGCTCGTTATCGATTTGAACTGAAAGAAGAAGCGAATTGGGAACGGGTGGAGCAGGAATTAAAAGAGGGTGGAAAAGTGCTCTGGGTTTGCAATCAGGTTAATACGGCGATCGCCGTTTATGAAGAAACGAAAAGGCGAGGGTTAGAAGCCTTGCTCTATCACAGTCGCTATCGCTATCAGGATCGGGTTAGGCATCATCGTGCCGTGGTAGATGCGTTTAAACCCGACCAGAAAAAACCCATCATTGCTATCTGTACCCAAGTGGCAGAAATGTCATTAGATTTATCTGCCACCCTATTGGTTTCTCAGATTGCCGACCCAGCGGGGTTAATACAACGCTTAGGACGTTTAAATCGAAGGTATTGTGGTCATGCCCTTGATGCCCTGTTCTATCCCGATGAAAAAGAGGGGTTTCCTTACAGTTCCGCTACGTTAGCCGAAGGAAAGGCAATGCTTGAAAGTTTTACGGGAGAGGTCAATCAAGCTCAGCTTGCTCAATGGCTAGAGGAGTTTACCCCAGAACCAAAGGCTATTGACGATGACTTGGATTTGGTTTGGTTGGATGGTCATTGGCGAACTTATCCCGCTTCGTTGCGGCAGGCAGGACACAACATCACAGTGCTTCTAGAGCAAGATTTGCCGACCATTAAAACTTTGCCTGCTAAAGACATTCCCAAATATACCGTCCCCATTCCAATGAATAAATGGAAGCCTAAAGAAAAGTACAAATTTTATCCCATCGCTCCAACGGATATTTGGTCTTACACCGAAGAAATTGGTGCCAAACAACGAGGAGGTAAATAG